From Sphingomonas hengshuiensis, one genomic window encodes:
- a CDS encoding GMC family oxidoreductase, translating to MTQGFDIEADYIIVGAGSAGCVLANRLSANPSNRVLLLEAGGDDRPFKDPGQFLSNLMIQTPIGFGKTLNDPKVNWMYETEPDAGTEGRVHKWPKGKVLGGSSSINGLLYIRAQVEDYDGWGQMGCRGWSYDDVLPYFRRAQNQERGACDTHGSGGPLNTCDFPERNAVSQALLDACVEAGIPYAPDINARDQEGVTWFQLTTRNGRRCSTAVGYLHPVEGRANLRIETRAYARRVLFDGKTAIGVEFEQRGRIVRARAHAEVILAAGAVESPKLLELSGIGQGALLREHGIPLVHESAGVGENMQDHYMIGAQWPVKPGHRTVNQMAHGWGLAREVAKYALTRKGLLSYAVAHVVAFTRTRPDLASPDVQLHLMAASVDLQKQNDEQAFDLERTPGVTCTPCQVRPESRGHIHIKSGDASVYPVIVPNYLSDPIDQRVAVAQVKLIRRVMQQPAITPYLASPDDPFGDTDESMLGYAKVAGSTLYHVVGTCRMGADPAAVVDPELRVNGVERLRVVDASIMPRIVSGNTNAATIMIAERASDLILGQETPVALAS from the coding sequence ATGACCCAAGGATTCGATATCGAGGCCGATTACATCATCGTCGGTGCCGGCAGCGCGGGCTGCGTGCTCGCCAATCGGCTGTCCGCCAATCCCTCCAACCGCGTGCTGCTGCTGGAGGCGGGGGGCGACGATCGGCCGTTCAAGGATCCCGGCCAGTTCCTGTCCAACCTGATGATCCAGACCCCGATCGGCTTCGGCAAGACGCTGAACGATCCCAAGGTCAACTGGATGTATGAAACGGAGCCTGATGCCGGGACCGAGGGCCGCGTGCACAAATGGCCCAAGGGCAAGGTCCTCGGCGGGTCGTCGTCGATCAACGGGCTGCTCTATATTCGCGCGCAGGTGGAGGATTATGACGGCTGGGGCCAGATGGGCTGCCGGGGCTGGTCGTATGACGATGTGCTGCCCTATTTCCGCCGCGCGCAGAATCAGGAGCGCGGCGCCTGCGACACGCATGGCAGCGGCGGGCCGCTCAACACCTGCGACTTTCCCGAGCGCAACGCGGTCAGCCAGGCGCTGCTTGATGCCTGTGTCGAAGCGGGCATTCCCTATGCCCCCGATATCAACGCGCGCGATCAGGAAGGTGTGACCTGGTTCCAGCTCACCACCAGGAACGGCCGGCGCTGCTCGACTGCGGTGGGCTATCTCCATCCGGTCGAGGGGCGCGCCAATCTGCGCATCGAGACGCGCGCTTATGCCCGGCGCGTGCTGTTCGACGGCAAGACCGCGATCGGCGTGGAATTCGAACAGCGCGGGCGGATCGTCCGGGCGCGCGCGCATGCCGAGGTGATCCTGGCGGCGGGCGCGGTCGAATCCCCCAAGCTGCTCGAATTGTCCGGCATCGGGCAGGGCGCGCTGCTGCGCGAGCACGGCATCCCGCTGGTGCACGAGTCCGCCGGTGTCGGCGAGAACATGCAGGATCACTATATGATCGGCGCGCAATGGCCGGTGAAGCCCGGGCACCGTACCGTCAACCAGATGGCGCATGGCTGGGGGCTGGCGCGCGAAGTCGCCAAATATGCGCTGACCCGCAAGGGGCTGCTCAGCTATGCCGTGGCGCATGTCGTCGCCTTCACCAGGACGCGGCCCGACCTCGCCAGTCCCGATGTGCAATTGCATCTGATGGCCGCCTCGGTCGATCTGCAGAAGCAGAATGACGAGCAGGCGTTCGATCTGGAGCGGACGCCGGGGGTGACCTGCACGCCGTGCCAGGTACGGCCCGAATCGCGCGGCCATATCCATATCAAATCCGGCGATGCCAGCGTGTATCCGGTGATCGTGCCCAATTATCTGTCCGATCCGATCGACCAACGAGTCGCGGTGGCGCAGGTGAAGCTGATCCGCCGGGTGATGCAGCAGCCGGCGATCACGCCCTATCTCGCCTCGCCCGACGATCCGTTCGGCGACACCGACGAATCGATGCTGGGCTATGCCAAGGTTGCCGGATCGACGCTGTATCATGTCGTCGGTACGTGCCGGATGGGCGCGGACCCGGCGGCGGTGGTCGATCCCGAGCTGCGCGTCAACGGCGTGGAGCGGCTGCGCGTGGTGGACGCATCGATCATGCCGCGGATCGTTTCGGGCAATACCAATGCCGCGACGATCATGATCGCCGAACGCGCCAGCGACCTGATCCTCGGTCAGGAGACGCCGGTGGCGCTGGCCTCCTGA
- a CDS encoding CmcJ/NvfI family oxidoreductase yields MMAKLAPSRAADAIDAVIDYLIPTSTINRRFWAPGKEYNTGQYRPYPVTIRNARRAEEPITLDTHGFCLSSQPSAIRDFRDADALGGYPAEVIAITQRLTGADLVVPMGGQLRSPVISGTGIQPPAAEAHVDFNTRSAQKLARRLYDTAAPDGLGYDRFIAFSLWRTFSAPPQDWPLALCDFRSVGDEDAVANVKVDVDEIPTGDALFAPIPGEDEMMAATIFHHNPAHRWWYFPDMTADEVIFIKFHDSDHARAWRAPHTAFHDSSRPDAVTRESYEFRAIAYFSKTARPA; encoded by the coding sequence ATGATGGCGAAGCTGGCACCAAGCCGCGCTGCAGACGCAATCGACGCAGTGATCGACTATCTGATCCCGACATCGACGATCAACCGGCGCTTTTGGGCGCCCGGCAAGGAATATAATACCGGCCAATACCGGCCGTATCCGGTGACGATCCGCAACGCGCGGCGGGCCGAGGAGCCGATCACGCTCGACACGCACGGCTTCTGCCTGTCGTCGCAGCCAAGCGCGATCCGCGATTTCCGCGATGCCGATGCGCTGGGCGGCTATCCCGCCGAGGTGATCGCCATCACGCAGCGCCTGACCGGCGCCGATCTGGTCGTGCCGATGGGCGGGCAACTGCGCTCGCCGGTGATTTCCGGCACGGGCATCCAGCCCCCTGCCGCCGAGGCGCATGTCGATTTCAATACGCGGAGCGCGCAGAAGCTCGCGCGCCGGCTGTACGATACGGCGGCGCCGGACGGGCTGGGCTATGATCGCTTCATCGCCTTCAGCCTGTGGCGCACCTTCTCCGCGCCGCCGCAGGACTGGCCGCTGGCGCTGTGCGATTTCCGCAGCGTGGGGGACGAGGATGCCGTCGCCAACGTCAAGGTCGATGTCGACGAGATCCCGACCGGGGACGCGCTGTTCGCGCCGATTCCGGGCGAGGACGAGATGATGGCGGCGACCATCTTCCATCACAATCCGGCGCATCGGTGGTGGTATTTCCCGGACATGACCGCCGACGAGGTCATCTTCATCAAGTTTCACGACAGCGATCATGCGCGCGCCTGGCGCGCGCCGCACACCGCCTTTCACGACTCCAGCCGCCCCGATGCGGTGACGCGCGAGAGCTACGAGTTCCGCGCCATCGCCTATTTCAGCAAAACCGCGAGGCCAGCATGA
- a CDS encoding acyl-CoA thioesterase, translated as MTPFFTRIVRIEWGQCDPAGIVYAPRFLDICGENTIRLFEAAGLPKKRDMLREMEVAGYPMVDVAARFLSTCSYGDEVTVDTAAPVFGNSSFTIQHRISLDGRICVECTETRVWTVPAADRPGGLKAERVPDAVRNLFA; from the coding sequence GTGACGCCGTTCTTCACCCGCATCGTGCGCATCGAATGGGGCCAGTGCGATCCCGCCGGCATCGTCTATGCGCCGCGCTTCCTGGATATCTGCGGCGAAAACACGATCCGGCTGTTCGAAGCGGCGGGCCTGCCCAAGAAGCGCGATATGCTGCGCGAAATGGAGGTCGCGGGCTATCCCATGGTGGATGTCGCCGCGCGTTTCCTGTCGACGTGCAGCTATGGCGACGAGGTGACGGTCGACACCGCCGCGCCGGTATTCGGCAATAGCAGCTTCACGATACAGCACCGCATCTCGCTCGATGGCCGGATCTGCGTGGAATGTACCGAGACGCGCGTGTGGACCGTGCCGGCGGCGGACCGGCCGGGCGGGCTCAAGGCCGAACGCGTGCCGGATGCGGTGCGGAACCTGTTCGCCTGA
- a CDS encoding glutathione S-transferase family protein: MLELLTSETPNGWKVAILLEELEVPYKVTPISLTNRVQKEDWYVALNPNGRIPTLIDHDAGVDHDAGDFAIFESGAILIYLAEKFGRFMPSDVAGRSRVIQWVMWQMSGLGPMMGQATVFNRYFEDKLPKVIDRYVRESQRLFGVMDTHLAAHEYLAGDYSIADIACFPWVRGHDWAQVPMEGFAHLQRWFDAIAARPAVQRGLLVPEPPKPEEMAEKTVAQGKNILA, encoded by the coding sequence ATGCTGGAATTGTTGACATCCGAAACCCCCAATGGCTGGAAGGTGGCGATCCTGCTCGAGGAGCTGGAGGTGCCCTACAAGGTCACGCCGATCTCGCTCACCAATCGCGTGCAGAAGGAGGATTGGTATGTCGCGCTCAATCCCAACGGCCGCATCCCGACATTGATCGATCATGACGCGGGGGTCGATCATGACGCCGGCGACTTCGCGATCTTCGAATCGGGCGCGATCCTGATCTATCTGGCGGAGAAATTCGGCCGCTTCATGCCGAGCGACGTCGCCGGGCGCAGCCGCGTGATCCAGTGGGTGATGTGGCAGATGTCCGGGCTGGGGCCGATGATGGGCCAGGCGACCGTGTTCAATCGCTATTTCGAGGACAAATTGCCCAAGGTGATCGATCGCTATGTGCGCGAGAGCCAGCGGCTGTTCGGCGTGATGGACACGCATCTGGCAGCGCACGAGTATCTCGCCGGCGACTATTCGATCGCCGACATCGCCTGCTTCCCGTGGGTGCGCGGGCATGATTGGGCGCAGGTGCCGATGGAGGGGTTCGCGCATCTCCAGCGCTGGTTCGACGCGATCGCCGCGCGCCCCGCGGTGCAGCGCGGCCTGCTCGTGCCCGAACCGCCCAAGCCCGAGGAGATGGCGGAAAAGACCGTGGCGCAAGGCAAGAATATCCTCGCGTGA
- a CDS encoding glutathione S-transferase family protein: protein MLTLYSFGPAANSLKPLLALYEKGLDFTPRFVDPTRFEHHEDWFKQLNPRGQVPALDHDGHIITESTVICEYLEDAFPDCAIKLRPADPIRIAEMRVWTKWVDEYFCWCVSTIGWERMIGPMARAYSDAEFEEKMARIPIPEQQAKWRAARAGFPKATLDEEMRKIGVSVAKLEARLAESEWLAGPDYTLADICNFAIANRMQHGFAELVNTAATPHLVAWIDRINARPAAQAMFAQSKSEMPAPRPAAAA, encoded by the coding sequence ATGCTGACCCTGTACAGCTTTGGCCCCGCCGCCAATTCCCTGAAGCCGCTGCTCGCGCTGTACGAAAAGGGCCTCGATTTCACGCCGCGCTTTGTCGATCCGACGCGGTTCGAGCATCATGAGGATTGGTTCAAGCAGCTCAATCCGCGCGGCCAGGTGCCGGCGCTGGATCATGACGGGCATATCATCACCGAATCCACCGTGATCTGCGAATATCTGGAAGACGCGTTTCCAGACTGCGCGATCAAGCTGCGCCCGGCCGATCCGATCCGCATCGCCGAAATGCGCGTGTGGACCAAATGGGTCGACGAATATTTCTGCTGGTGCGTCTCGACGATCGGCTGGGAACGCATGATCGGGCCGATGGCGCGCGCCTATTCGGATGCGGAGTTTGAGGAGAAGATGGCGCGCATCCCGATTCCCGAGCAGCAGGCCAAATGGCGCGCTGCGCGTGCCGGCTTCCCCAAAGCCACGCTCGATGAGGAGATGCGCAAGATCGGCGTCTCGGTGGCCAAGCTGGAGGCGCGGCTGGCCGAAAGCGAATGGCTCGCCGGGCCCGACTACACGCTGGCCGACATCTGCAATTTCGCCATCGCCAATCGCATGCAGCACGGCTTTGCCGAACTGGTCAACACCGCGGCGACGCCGCATCTGGTGGCCTGGATCGACCGCATCAACGCGCGGCCGGCGGCGCAGGCCATGTTCGCCCAGTCGAAGAGCGAGATGCCCGCCCCCCGTCCCGCAGCCGCAGCTTGA
- a CDS encoding beta-etherase, translating into MTDRHSVTLYDLNLASGCTISPFVWRTKYALAHKGLAIDIVPGGFTGILERTGGRSERLPAIIDNGEWVLDSWLIAEYLDGKYPERPLFEGPSMKVLTKFIDQWLWRTAIGPWFRCYILDYHNLSYPHDHDYIRTTRETMFLGGQKLEDVQAGREERLPLVPPLLEPLRQLLRDTPWLGGDTPNYADYCALAVFLWTASVATTPPLTDDDPLRDWLDRGFDLYDGLGRHPGMHSLFGLQLREGDPAPFLKAGIGTAPAPVNRGAGTTPFPEPARAA; encoded by the coding sequence ATGACCGACCGACACAGCGTCACGCTCTACGATCTCAATCTCGCCTCGGGCTGCACGATCAGCCCGTTCGTGTGGCGCACCAAATATGCCCTCGCCCACAAGGGGCTGGCGATCGACATCGTGCCCGGCGGCTTCACCGGCATCCTGGAGCGCACCGGCGGCCGATCGGAGCGACTGCCGGCGATCATCGATAACGGCGAATGGGTGCTCGATAGCTGGCTGATCGCCGAATATCTCGACGGCAAATATCCGGAGAGGCCGCTGTTCGAGGGGCCGAGCATGAAAGTACTGACCAAATTCATCGATCAATGGCTGTGGCGCACCGCGATCGGCCCGTGGTTCCGCTGCTACATCCTCGATTATCACAATCTCTCCTACCCGCACGATCACGATTATATCCGCACCACGCGCGAGACGATGTTCCTCGGCGGGCAGAAGCTGGAAGACGTGCAGGCCGGGCGCGAGGAGCGGCTGCCGCTGGTGCCGCCGTTGCTCGAGCCGCTGCGGCAATTGCTGCGCGATACGCCGTGGCTGGGCGGCGATACGCCCAATTATGCCGATTATTGTGCGCTGGCGGTGTTCCTGTGGACCGCATCGGTCGCGACCACGCCACCACTTACCGACGACGATCCGTTACGCGACTGGCTGGATCGCGGCTTCGATCTATATGATGGTCTGGGGCGCCATCCGGGCATGCATTCGCTGTTCGGACTGCAGCTGCGCGAGGGCGATCCCGCGCCGTTTCTGAAAGCCGGGATCGGCACCGCGCCGGCGCCGGTCAATCGCGGCGCGGGGACCACGCCGTTCCCCGAACCGGCCAGGGCGGCCTGA
- a CDS encoding glutathione S-transferase family protein yields MSWSEEPAGGTLRMYHIPGCPFSERVELLLDLKGLHGAMADHVIDISKPRPDWLLRKTRGTTALPALELENGETLKESMVILRYFEDRFPTQPVARADPYEHAVEAMLCATDGAFTGAGYRMILNRDPAQRDALKAEVDAQYARLDDFLRHYAPDGDFLFDRFGWAEVAFTPMFKRLWFLDYYEAYTVPQQLTRVLRWREACVSHPVAQAHHSHRELMTLYYDYSQGGGNGKIPEGRSVSSFTLDPAWDTRPMPPRDKWGAPATDAQLGLIPA; encoded by the coding sequence ATGAGCTGGAGCGAAGAACCCGCCGGCGGCACGCTCCGGATGTACCATATTCCGGGCTGTCCGTTCAGCGAGCGGGTCGAGCTGCTGCTCGATCTGAAGGGGCTGCACGGCGCGATGGCCGATCACGTCATCGATATTTCCAAGCCGCGCCCCGATTGGCTGCTGCGCAAGACGCGCGGCACCACCGCGCTCCCCGCGCTGGAGCTGGAAAACGGCGAGACGCTGAAGGAGAGCATGGTCATCCTGCGCTATTTCGAGGATCGCTTTCCCACGCAGCCGGTGGCGCGCGCCGATCCGTACGAACATGCCGTGGAGGCGATGCTGTGCGCCACCGATGGGGCCTTTACCGGCGCTGGCTATCGCATGATCCTCAATCGCGATCCGGCGCAGCGCGACGCGTTGAAGGCCGAGGTGGATGCGCAATATGCCCGGCTGGACGATTTTCTGCGCCATTATGCGCCCGATGGCGATTTCCTGTTCGATCGCTTCGGCTGGGCCGAAGTGGCGTTCACGCCGATGTTCAAGCGGCTGTGGTTCCTCGACTATTATGAGGCCTATACGGTGCCACAGCAGCTCACCCGGGTGCTGCGCTGGCGCGAGGCGTGCGTGTCGCATCCGGTCGCGCAGGCGCATCACAGCCATCGCGAGCTGATGACGCTCTATTATGATTACAGCCAGGGCGGCGGCAACGGCAAGATTCCGGAAGGCCGCAGCGTCTCCAGCTTCACGCTCGATCCCGCCTGGGACACGCGCCCGATGCCGCCGCGCGACAAATGGGGCGCGCCCGCCACCGATGCCCAATTGGGCCTGATTCCCGCCTGA
- a CDS encoding aldehyde dehydrogenase family protein, which yields MNNYPQHYIDGAWVDSKGGRTHTVINPATEGPASEITLGTAADVDAAVIAARRAFESFSQTSKAERIALLQRITEEYAKRIPDIAEAIAIEMGCPISIAKTAQAGSGMGHLGNALKALEAYNFREKIGDNTVVREAIGVVALITPWNWPMNQIVAKVGPALAAGCTMILKPSEEAPSSAAIFAEVMHAAGVPAGVFNLVQGDGAGVGTALAQHPDIDMISFTGSTRAGIMVAKNAADTVKRVAQELGGKSPNIILEGTPLDKALPGGAGGVLLNSGQSCIAPTRMLVHRSQHDEAAQKVGAMFDAKKVDAPLTEGDHIGPVVNESQWNRIQGLIQQGIDEGATLVAGGTGRPEGKEHGFYVRPTVFADVTPDMTIAREEIFGPVLVIMPYADDAEAVKIANDTPYGLGAYIAGDPARAKTIVPKIRAGAVFVNAGGLAFDMPFGGYKQSGNGREFGKFGLEEFLEVKSVIGALPEDDLVAA from the coding sequence ATGAACAATTATCCGCAGCATTATATCGATGGCGCCTGGGTCGACAGCAAGGGCGGCCGCACCCACACCGTGATCAACCCTGCCACCGAAGGCCCGGCCAGCGAGATCACGCTGGGCACCGCCGCGGATGTCGACGCCGCGGTGATCGCCGCGCGCCGCGCGTTCGAGAGTTTCTCGCAGACGAGCAAGGCCGAGCGCATCGCGCTGCTGCAGCGCATCACCGAGGAATATGCCAAGCGCATCCCCGACATCGCCGAGGCAATCGCGATCGAAATGGGCTGCCCCATCTCGATCGCCAAGACCGCGCAGGCCGGCTCCGGCATGGGCCATCTCGGCAACGCGCTGAAGGCGCTGGAGGCCTATAACTTCCGCGAGAAGATCGGCGACAACACGGTGGTGCGCGAGGCGATCGGCGTGGTCGCGCTGATCACGCCGTGGAACTGGCCGATGAACCAGATCGTCGCCAAGGTCGGCCCGGCGCTCGCCGCCGGCTGCACGATGATCCTGAAGCCATCGGAAGAAGCGCCGAGCTCGGCGGCGATCTTCGCCGAGGTGATGCATGCGGCGGGCGTGCCGGCCGGCGTGTTCAATCTCGTCCAGGGGGATGGCGCCGGAGTCGGCACCGCGCTGGCGCAGCATCCCGATATCGACATGATCAGCTTCACCGGATCGACCCGCGCCGGCATCATGGTCGCCAAGAATGCCGCCGACACGGTCAAGCGCGTGGCGCAGGAACTGGGCGGCAAATCGCCCAACATCATCCTCGAAGGCACGCCGCTCGACAAGGCATTGCCCGGCGGCGCGGGCGGCGTGCTGCTCAATTCGGGGCAGAGCTGCATCGCGCCGACGCGCATGCTGGTGCATCGCTCGCAGCATGACGAAGCCGCGCAGAAGGTTGGCGCGATGTTCGACGCCAAGAAGGTCGATGCGCCGCTCACCGAGGGCGATCATATCGGCCCGGTGGTGAATGAGAGCCAGTGGAACCGCATCCAGGGCCTGATCCAGCAGGGCATCGACGAAGGCGCCACGCTGGTCGCGGGCGGCACCGGCCGGCCCGAGGGCAAGGAGCATGGCTTTTATGTCCGGCCGACGGTGTTCGCTGATGTCACACCTGACATGACGATCGCCAGGGAGGAGATTTTCGGACCGGTACTGGTGATCATGCCCTATGCCGACGATGCCGAGGCGGTGAAGATCGCCAACGACACGCCCTACGGGCTGGGCGCCTATATCGCCGGCGATCCGGCGCGCGCCAAGACGATCGTGCCGAAGATCCGCGCCGGCGCGGTGTTCGTCAATGCCGGCGGGCTGGCGTTCGACATGCCGTTCGGCGGCTACAAGCAATCGGGCAATGGCCGCGAGTTCGGCAAGTTCGGGCTCGAGGAGTTCCTCGAGGTCAAATCGGTGATCGGCGCGCTGCCCGAAGACGATCTGGTCGCCGCCTGA
- a CDS encoding SapC family protein gives MNPVQINNIDHATLRVSPQAGARFGDAANQAPIYPAEFEEVQREFAILFRRRETGLQAYALLGLDRDENLFLSDDRWTSRYVPASHRRGPFSIAMTRAPDGTELGEAMIQVDMDDPRVGGEEGLPLFLKHGGNAPYLNHISGVLRLLYEGIETAPAAYAALDEAGLLAPVTLSIDVSEERRYTLPDVLVVDVEQLAALSGPPLEALHRSGVVRLAILAAASLGNVQQLIERKQMRLGEAG, from the coding sequence ATGAACCCCGTACAGATCAACAATATCGATCACGCAACGCTGCGCGTCAGCCCGCAGGCGGGCGCCCGCTTCGGCGACGCGGCCAACCAGGCGCCGATCTACCCCGCCGAATTCGAAGAGGTGCAGCGCGAGTTCGCGATCCTGTTCCGCCGTCGCGAGACCGGGCTGCAGGCCTATGCCTTGCTGGGACTGGACCGCGACGAGAATCTGTTCCTGTCGGACGATCGCTGGACGAGCCGCTATGTGCCCGCCAGCCACCGGCGCGGGCCGTTTTCCATCGCCATGACACGGGCTCCCGACGGCACGGAGCTTGGGGAGGCGATGATCCAGGTCGATATGGACGATCCCCGCGTTGGGGGCGAAGAGGGTTTGCCGCTGTTCCTCAAGCACGGCGGTAACGCACCGTATCTCAACCACATATCGGGCGTACTTCGGCTGCTGTACGAGGGGATTGAAACCGCACCGGCAGCCTATGCCGCGCTCGACGAGGCCGGGCTGCTCGCACCGGTAACGCTCAGTATCGATGTCAGCGAGGAACGCCGCTACACGCTGCCCGACGTGCTGGTGGTCGATGTCGAGCAGCTTGCGGCGCTGTCCGGCCCGCCGCTGGAGGCGCTGCATCGCTCGGGCGTGGTCCGGCTTGCCATCCTGGCGGCGGCGTCGCTGGGCAATGTCCAGCAGTTGATCGAGCGCAAGCAGATGCGGCTGGGCGAGGCCGGCTGA